In Pollutimonas sp. M17, a single genomic region encodes these proteins:
- a CDS encoding winged helix-turn-helix domain-containing protein: MQEAAKNHETKKDWMLTPYAFASLTARSNGMEVVYLAHSPQHIAQYADELRAFGFNVLICSSIAAVRSCLAASAAPLIVLQATPATVHLAVAQLRVAFCRASIVVITDFPDRLSRAGALLSGADACVDAAPDSLELIAALLASLRRLRVEGKHRKVENIFHKEADVDPGERATAYKAVCETNPQGEWSLENDGWILEAPNGARMELNHSERNIMLRFFSHPKEPLTRASQDALYNPEGGRVTRSLDVAISRLRKKAAAHAIRLPIRSIRGEGYVFAAGELLNNNDDAQA, encoded by the coding sequence ATGCAAGAGGCGGCAAAGAATCACGAGACGAAGAAAGATTGGATGCTTACACCATACGCATTTGCCAGCTTAACGGCGCGTTCCAATGGCATGGAAGTCGTTTATCTTGCGCACAGCCCGCAGCACATAGCTCAATATGCCGATGAACTTCGAGCTTTCGGTTTTAATGTGCTGATTTGCTCCAGCATAGCTGCCGTGCGTTCCTGCTTGGCTGCAAGCGCAGCACCATTGATTGTTTTACAGGCAACCCCGGCCACCGTTCATCTCGCCGTTGCTCAACTTCGTGTGGCCTTTTGCCGCGCCAGCATAGTAGTCATCACAGATTTCCCAGACCGACTGTCAAGAGCGGGCGCGCTGTTGTCCGGTGCGGATGCATGTGTGGATGCTGCACCTGATTCCCTTGAGTTGATCGCTGCGCTTTTGGCCTCGCTGCGTCGCCTGAGGGTTGAAGGAAAACACCGAAAAGTGGAGAATATTTTTCACAAAGAGGCTGATGTCGATCCTGGTGAAAGAGCGACGGCATATAAAGCCGTATGTGAGACCAACCCCCAAGGCGAATGGAGTTTGGAGAATGACGGCTGGATCCTAGAGGCTCCGAATGGGGCCAGGATGGAACTGAACCACTCAGAGCGGAACATAATGCTTCGGTTTTTCAGCCATCCGAAAGAACCTCTGACCCGTGCAAGCCAGGATGCTTTATACAACCCGGAAGGTGGTAGAGTTACCCGTAGCCTCGATGTCGCTATCAGCAGGCTGAGAAAAAAGGCTGCTGCGCATGCAATCCGGCTGCCCATACGTAGTATTAGAGGGGAAGGCTATGTTTTCGCTGCCGGCGAGCTGCTGAACAACAATGATGACGCCCAAGCTTGA
- a CDS encoding helix-turn-helix domain-containing protein, producing MTTFGQRVREVRMRYGWTQKELALASGLTQSAIGNYESGQRTEPTSVALIKLAHALKVTPEWLRQGKESAREPGKESLSKDAGAKKHDAQTAWPFHGVSFDDFLALSPGEKRILNSIVETFIRSRLA from the coding sequence ATGACAACATTTGGCCAACGAGTGCGTGAAGTCAGAATGCGCTATGGCTGGACGCAAAAAGAACTTGCATTAGCCAGTGGATTAACGCAAAGTGCTATAGGTAATTATGAAAGCGGACAGCGTACGGAACCCACGAGCGTAGCTCTCATCAAGCTGGCTCACGCATTGAAAGTAACGCCAGAGTGGCTCAGGCAGGGAAAGGAGTCAGCGAGGGAGCCTGGCAAAGAAAGCCTAAGCAAAGATGCGGGGGCAAAAAAGCACGATGCTCAAACCGCTTGGCCTTTTCATGGCGTGAGCTTCGACGACTTCCTGGCGCTTTCCCCTGGCGAGAAACGCATCCTCAACTCCATAGTCGAAACATTTATTCGTTCACGCCTTGCATAG
- a CDS encoding polyprenyl synthetase family protein, giving the protein MNLPELIAPIEDDMKAVDAVIRARLDSDVVLIRTIGDYIVGAGGKRMRPAMVLMVANALGYSGSKHHLLAAVVEFIHTATLLHDDVVDESDLRRGRSTANAVFGNAASVLVGDYLYSRSFEMMVESDSMPAMSVLSAATTVIAEGEVLQLLNVHDPDVSLDRYLQVVRYKTAKLFEAAAQVGAIVGGATPEQEAAAAAYGRHIGTAFQLIDDVLDYSGDADALGKNVGDDLREGKPTMPLIRVMEVGSAEQKKLIQDAIRTGDADFAAVARAIQDTKALDYTRQAATAEAGLAREALAGFPVSVHRDSLLEFCSFAVERDR; this is encoded by the coding sequence TTGAATCTCCCCGAGTTAATTGCCCCCATTGAAGACGATATGAAGGCAGTCGATGCGGTAATACGCGCGCGCCTCGATTCAGACGTCGTCCTGATCCGTACCATAGGCGACTACATAGTGGGGGCGGGCGGAAAGCGGATGCGGCCCGCCATGGTGCTGATGGTGGCCAATGCCCTGGGCTACTCGGGAAGCAAGCATCATCTTCTGGCCGCCGTGGTCGAGTTCATACACACCGCCACCTTGCTGCACGACGACGTCGTCGATGAGTCCGACCTGCGGCGCGGCCGCAGCACGGCCAATGCCGTGTTCGGCAATGCGGCCAGCGTGCTCGTGGGGGATTATCTGTATTCGCGCTCGTTCGAGATGATGGTCGAATCGGACTCCATGCCCGCCATGTCAGTCCTGTCGGCCGCCACCACGGTCATTGCCGAAGGCGAAGTGCTGCAACTGCTCAACGTCCACGATCCCGACGTTTCGCTGGACCGCTATCTGCAGGTGGTGCGCTACAAGACCGCCAAGCTGTTCGAGGCGGCTGCCCAGGTGGGCGCCATCGTAGGCGGCGCCACGCCGGAACAGGAAGCGGCCGCCGCCGCCTACGGCCGGCATATCGGCACGGCCTTCCAGTTGATCGACGATGTCCTGGACTACAGCGGCGACGCCGACGCGCTGGGCAAGAACGTAGGTGACGACTTGCGCGAAGGCAAGCCGACCATGCCGCTCATCCGTGTAATGGAAGTGGGCAGCGCCGAACAGAAAAAACTGATCCAGGACGCCATACGCACCGGCGACGCCGACTTCGCCGCCGTGGCGCGCGCCATACAGGACACCAAGGCGCTGGACTACACCCGCCAGGCGGCCACCGCCGAGGCCGGACTGGCCCGGGAAGCCCTGGCCGGCTTCCCCGTTTCCGTTCATCGCGATTCTTTGTTAGAATTTTGTTCTTTCGCGGTAGAACGCGATAGGTAG
- a CDS encoding ATP-binding protein: MTANDLSTLIGRAERVLAQLEAWLPPAPPDIDWTAHAFRWRKRGARGWLDAVQNVSSIDMRDLQHIERQKSIIDRNTQHFLHKKPANNVLMTGARGTGKSSLVKAMLAAYGDQGLRLIEVDKADMGDLGDIVDLVSGRPERFIIFCDDLSFEEGEPGYKALKSVLDGSVSASGDNVLIYATSNRRHLMPEYMSENLSAKHQSDGEIHPGETVEEKISLSERFGLWLSFYPFKQDDYLDIVNYWLAEHGCSQADIEASRTEALQWALERGSRSGRVARQFARDWAARHV; this comes from the coding sequence GTGACTGCCAACGACTTGAGTACGCTGATTGGCCGCGCCGAACGTGTTCTGGCGCAGTTGGAAGCGTGGCTGCCCCCCGCCCCACCCGACATCGACTGGACGGCGCACGCCTTCCGCTGGCGCAAACGGGGCGCGCGGGGATGGCTGGATGCGGTCCAGAACGTTTCCAGCATCGATATGCGGGATCTTCAGCACATAGAGCGGCAGAAGTCCATCATCGACCGCAACACGCAGCACTTCCTGCACAAGAAGCCGGCCAACAACGTATTGATGACGGGCGCGCGCGGAACCGGGAAGAGCTCCCTGGTCAAGGCCATGCTGGCCGCTTATGGGGACCAGGGCCTGCGCCTTATCGAGGTCGACAAGGCCGACATGGGCGATCTGGGCGACATCGTCGATCTGGTCAGCGGGCGGCCCGAACGCTTCATCATTTTCTGCGACGATCTGTCCTTCGAGGAAGGCGAACCCGGCTACAAGGCCTTGAAGTCGGTGCTGGATGGCTCGGTCAGCGCTTCCGGCGACAATGTCCTCATCTACGCCACGTCGAACCGCCGGCATCTGATGCCGGAATACATGAGCGAAAATCTAAGTGCCAAGCACCAATCCGACGGCGAGATCCATCCCGGCGAGACCGTGGAGGAAAAGATTTCCCTGTCGGAGCGCTTCGGCCTGTGGCTGTCGTTCTACCCCTTCAAGCAGGACGACTACCTGGATATCGTGAATTACTGGCTGGCCGAGCATGGCTGTTCGCAGGCGGATATCGAGGCCTCGCGCACGGAAGCGCTGCAATGGGCGCTTGAACGCGGCTCGCGCTCGGGGCGGGTGGCACGCCAGTTCGCGCGCGACTGGGCGGCAAGGCATGTCTGA
- a CDS encoding thiamine phosphate synthase, with protein MSENIPEAPAAPASADKPFIKVAAGLILRPDGQLLLAQRPSDKPWAGWWELPGGKIEAGESTLEALARELQEELGIQITDASPWVTYTHEYPKNIVQLAFCRVYGWAGTPAGLENQELAWVDPQAELPVGPLLPATEPPLRWLRLPEQYLITSIGSQDRLEPYLEKLALALQKGVRLVQFRESAWMAVSKPDAYAAFKRIVQICHDAGARCLVNSGHPESWWALADGVHFRAADARALLDRVPPLTGGGENHASRNAGEHTAPATNEIRAKVPGLIGVSAHDATDLAAASALGADFALLGHVLDTPSHPGQPGMGWDRFSLLAAQAGLPVFAIGGQSPATQAEARRHGAHGIAGMRQLIDQD; from the coding sequence ATGTCTGAAAACATTCCAGAGGCGCCTGCCGCCCCCGCCTCCGCGGACAAGCCTTTCATCAAGGTGGCGGCAGGCCTGATCCTGCGGCCCGACGGCCAGTTGCTGTTGGCCCAGCGGCCCAGCGACAAGCCTTGGGCGGGGTGGTGGGAATTGCCCGGAGGCAAGATCGAGGCGGGCGAATCCACTCTGGAAGCACTGGCCCGCGAGCTGCAGGAAGAGCTTGGCATCCAGATTACCGATGCCTCGCCCTGGGTGACCTATACCCACGAATATCCCAAGAATATCGTGCAGCTGGCGTTTTGCCGGGTCTATGGCTGGGCGGGCACGCCCGCCGGCCTGGAGAACCAGGAACTGGCCTGGGTCGACCCGCAGGCCGAGCTGCCGGTCGGCCCCTTGCTGCCGGCCACCGAGCCGCCCCTGCGCTGGCTTCGACTGCCGGAGCAATACCTGATCACCTCTATCGGCAGCCAGGACAGGCTTGAGCCTTATCTGGAAAAGCTGGCGCTGGCCCTGCAAAAAGGCGTCAGGCTGGTGCAGTTCCGCGAATCCGCCTGGATGGCCGTATCGAAGCCCGACGCCTATGCCGCATTCAAGCGGATCGTGCAAATATGCCATGATGCCGGCGCCCGCTGCCTGGTCAACAGCGGCCACCCCGAAAGCTGGTGGGCGCTGGCCGACGGCGTGCATTTCCGGGCGGCGGATGCCCGCGCCCTGCTTGACCGCGTGCCGCCTTTGACGGGCGGCGGTGAAAACCATGCATCGCGGAACGCCGGCGAACACACCGCTCCGGCGACGAACGAAATCCGGGCCAAGGTCCCCGGCCTGATCGGGGTGTCGGCGCACGATGCCACCGATCTGGCGGCGGCGAGCGCGCTGGGCGCCGACTTCGCCTTACTGGGTCATGTGCTGGACACGCCCTCGCATCCCGGCCAGCCGGGCATGGGGTGGGATAGGTTTTCCTTGCTGGCCGCCCAGGCCGGCTTGCCGGTCTTCGCCATCGGCGGGCAATCGCCCGCCACGCAGGCCGAAGCCAGGCGGCATGGCGCGCACGGCATCGCGGGCATGCGCCAACTGATCGATCAGGATTGA
- a CDS encoding efflux transporter outer membrane subunit, producing MDSLVVLNRMSWPALRCLAVAGMALALGACAVGPDYQRPSVDTGLAYKEALAGGADSAANRGWVPAQPGDAVLRGDWWQMYGDAVLTGLMESLQEGNLDIVQAEAQYRQAQALLQSSRSGFFPTLGASASATRSGSGSNGGTGSFSGSGDSTGNQYTLSGNVSWEPDLWGKVRRAVESSSAGLQASAADVAATRLSMQSTLAQTYFRLRIMDAEKRLLQQTVAAYERSLAMTQNRYDAGVAAQADVEVSRTQLENGRTQLLALDWQRAQLEHAIAVLLGRAPSAFTLEAVTALALVPAIPVGLPSQLLQRRPDIAAAERRTAEANARIGVAQAAWFPDLTLSAQAGYRSGQWAQWLTAPASFWSLGPALALTIFDGGAREAQVKEARAGYDAQAASYRQTVLTALREVEDYLVQLRVLGQEQATQGRALASARESLRLTQNQYEAGLIDYLSVVQVETTALSTERAALSLASDRLVASVQLIAALGGGWDAAALPEP from the coding sequence ATGGATAGTCTCGTTGTACTGAACAGGATGAGCTGGCCCGCGCTGAGATGTCTGGCCGTCGCCGGGATGGCGCTGGCCTTGGGCGCCTGCGCCGTGGGACCGGACTATCAGCGGCCGTCCGTCGACACTGGCCTGGCTTATAAGGAGGCATTGGCTGGTGGCGCCGACAGTGCGGCCAACCGGGGCTGGGTGCCGGCGCAACCGGGTGATGCCGTACTGCGGGGAGACTGGTGGCAGATGTACGGCGATGCGGTGCTGACGGGCCTGATGGAATCTTTGCAGGAAGGCAACCTGGACATCGTCCAGGCCGAAGCCCAGTACCGCCAGGCGCAGGCGCTGCTTCAGTCCAGCCGTTCAGGCTTTTTCCCGACGCTGGGCGCATCGGCATCGGCCACGCGTTCGGGCAGCGGCAGCAACGGCGGCACCGGTTCGTTTTCCGGCAGCGGCGACAGCACCGGCAATCAGTACACGCTAAGCGGAAATGTAAGTTGGGAACCGGACCTGTGGGGCAAGGTGCGCCGCGCAGTGGAATCCAGCAGCGCGGGTTTGCAGGCCAGTGCGGCCGATGTCGCGGCAACCCGCTTGAGCATGCAGTCCACCCTGGCGCAAACCTACTTCAGGCTGCGGATCATGGACGCCGAAAAGCGCTTGTTGCAGCAGACCGTGGCGGCTTACGAGCGATCGCTGGCCATGACGCAGAACCGCTATGACGCGGGAGTGGCGGCGCAGGCGGATGTCGAAGTATCGCGTACGCAACTGGAGAACGGCCGCACGCAGCTGCTGGCCCTGGATTGGCAAAGGGCGCAGCTGGAGCATGCCATCGCCGTGCTGCTTGGAAGAGCCCCATCCGCATTCACGCTCGAAGCCGTGACGGCGCTGGCATTGGTACCCGCTATTCCTGTTGGCCTGCCGTCTCAATTGCTGCAAAGGCGGCCCGACATCGCGGCGGCGGAGCGGCGCACGGCCGAAGCCAATGCGCGCATCGGCGTGGCGCAGGCGGCCTGGTTCCCGGATCTGACGCTCAGCGCGCAAGCCGGCTATCGCAGCGGCCAATGGGCGCAGTGGCTGACCGCGCCCGCCAGCTTCTGGTCGCTGGGCCCGGCGCTGGCGCTGACCATCTTCGATGGCGGCGCGCGCGAGGCGCAGGTGAAGGAAGCGCGCGCAGGCTACGACGCGCAAGCCGCTTCCTACCGCCAGACCGTGCTGACCGCCCTGCGCGAGGTGGAAGACTATCTGGTGCAATTGCGCGTATTGGGCCAGGAGCAGGCAACGCAGGGCCGTGCCCTGGCGTCCGCCAGGGAATCCCTGCGCCTGACGCAGAACCAGTACGAAGCGGGACTGATCGATTACCTGAGCGTGGTGCAGGTGGAAACCACCGCGCTGAGCACGGAGCGGGCCGCCCTGTCGCTGGCGTCCGATCGGCTGGTGGCCAGCGTGCAATTGATTGCGGCCCTGGGCGGCGGCTGGGATGCCGCCGCTTTGCCGGAACCCTGA
- a CDS encoding efflux RND transporter permease subunit: protein MRLFSLFIMRPVATTLLCAALVLTGGLAFLFLPVAPLPQVDFPMISVSAKMAGASPETMASSVATPLEQSLGSIAGLSEMSSRSTEGSTRIFMMFDMDRDINSAARDVQAAINAARSMLPSSLRSNPTYHKVNPSSAPVMVLALTSKTATQGQLYDLASTVLAQKLSQVVGVGEVEVGGSSLPAIRVSLNPQTLNSAGVALDEVRTALSNANTMRPNGVVENDRYNWQLSSGGQLTRAEQYKPLIVAWREGSPIRLQDVARVEDSVEDLFNAGYFNDSPAVLLIIRRQADANIIETVDAIREQLPAFEAMLPAHVALTVAQDRTPSIRASLHEAEITLMIAVVLVVLVVLLFLRNIRAALIPAIAVPASLITTFSLMLWFGYTLNTISLMALIVATGFVVDDAIVVLENIMRHIEKGMSPLRAAIRGVREVGFTVLAMSLSLVAVFIPMLLMGGLVGRLFREFAVTLSVSILVSLVISVTLTPMMCARILKAGPGRRPRRAGMLTRAFKAMGAFFCRRAAPRQKAPPWGAASRRRSVGAFFCRRAAPRQKAPPWGAASRRRGVGAFFWRGYKRSLGWALAHGRFMMLLLAATIGLNFYLYAVVPKGFFPQQDTGQLLGFFRVDQGTSFHAMRPKLDGFRKTLMQDPAIESVTGFVGGRGGSNSSFMMIQLKPLAERNASATQIVNRLRGKFQGVPGARLTLVPQQDIFVGGRQSSGASYDYSLMGSELALLKEWLPKVQRAMAGLPELVDVDTDVEDKGRRVELVIDRDAATRLGVNMSLIASTLNNSFSQRQVSVIYGPLNQYHVVMGVDERYAQDAESLKQVQVVTADGNRVPLSAFTRFEVGSAPLSVNHEGLFAAESISFSLAPGVTLEQATRSIEDAVARTGLPTQQIQAGFQGTAQALQESMAQQPWLILAALLTMYIVLGILYESYVHPITILSTLPSAGIGALLALLMLGEEFSLIALIGVFLLIGIVKKNAIMMVDFALLAERRDGLSSREAIYQACLVRFRPIMMTTISALFGALPLVLATGAGVEMRRPLGLTIVGGLIVSQILTLYTTPVVYLYLDRFRLWAKRRRGASAAAPA from the coding sequence GTCGCTGGGGTCGATCGCGGGGCTTAGCGAAATGAGCTCGCGCAGCACCGAAGGCTCGACCCGCATCTTCATGATGTTCGACATGGATCGGGATATCAACAGCGCCGCGCGGGACGTGCAGGCGGCCATCAATGCGGCGCGCAGCATGCTGCCGTCCAGCCTGCGCAGCAATCCCACCTATCACAAGGTGAACCCCTCTTCGGCGCCCGTCATGGTGCTGGCCCTGACGTCGAAGACGGCCACCCAAGGGCAGTTGTACGATCTGGCGTCCACCGTGCTGGCGCAGAAACTGTCTCAGGTGGTGGGCGTGGGCGAGGTCGAGGTCGGCGGAAGTTCGCTGCCGGCCATACGCGTCAGCCTCAATCCGCAGACGCTGAACAGCGCCGGCGTGGCACTGGATGAGGTGCGTACGGCCCTGTCGAACGCCAACACCATGCGTCCCAACGGCGTGGTGGAGAACGACCGCTACAACTGGCAGCTCAGTTCGGGAGGCCAGTTGACACGGGCGGAGCAATACAAGCCGCTGATCGTCGCCTGGCGCGAAGGCTCGCCGATCAGGCTGCAGGACGTCGCACGGGTCGAGGATTCGGTCGAGGACCTGTTCAATGCCGGCTATTTCAACGACAGTCCGGCCGTGCTGTTGATCATTCGGCGGCAGGCCGATGCCAACATCATCGAAACGGTCGATGCCATACGCGAGCAATTGCCGGCATTCGAGGCCATGCTGCCGGCGCATGTTGCGCTGACCGTCGCCCAGGACCGCACGCCCAGCATACGGGCGTCGCTCCACGAGGCCGAGATCACGCTGATGATCGCGGTTGTCCTGGTGGTGCTGGTGGTGTTGCTGTTCCTGCGCAATATACGCGCCGCCCTGATTCCCGCCATCGCCGTGCCCGCATCGCTCATCACCACCTTCAGCCTGATGTTGTGGTTCGGCTATACCCTGAATACGATCTCGTTGATGGCCCTGATCGTGGCCACCGGTTTCGTGGTCGACGATGCCATCGTGGTGCTCGAGAACATCATGCGCCATATCGAAAAAGGCATGTCGCCTTTGCGCGCCGCGATCCGTGGCGTGCGCGAAGTGGGCTTCACCGTCCTGGCCATGAGCCTGTCCCTGGTGGCCGTGTTCATTCCCATGCTGCTCATGGGCGGACTGGTGGGCCGCCTGTTCCGGGAGTTCGCCGTTACGCTGTCGGTGTCCATACTGGTGTCCCTGGTGATTTCCGTCACCTTGACGCCCATGATGTGCGCGCGGATTCTAAAGGCAGGCCCGGGCCGCCGGCCGCGACGGGCGGGCATGCTGACACGGGCCTTCAAGGCCATGGGGGCATTTTTTTGCCGCCGGGCCGCCCCAAGGCAAAAAGCGCCCCCTTGGGGGGCAGCAAGCCGAAGGCGCAGCGTGGGGGCATTTTTTTGCCGCCGGGCCGCCCCAAGGCAAAAAGCGCCCCCTTGGGGGGCAGCAAGCCGAAGGCGCGGCGTGGGGGCATTTTTCTGGCGCGGCTACAAGCGCTCTCTGGGATGGGCGCTGGCGCATGGCCGCTTCATGATGCTGTTACTCGCGGCAACCATAGGGCTCAATTTCTATTTGTACGCGGTCGTTCCCAAGGGATTTTTTCCGCAGCAGGATACCGGGCAGTTGCTGGGTTTCTTCCGCGTCGATCAGGGCACGTCTTTTCATGCCATGAGGCCCAAGCTGGACGGGTTCAGAAAAACGCTGATGCAGGATCCCGCCATAGAAAGCGTCACGGGCTTTGTCGGGGGGCGGGGCGGCAGCAACTCCAGCTTCATGATGATACAGCTCAAGCCGCTTGCCGAACGCAATGCCAGCGCCACCCAGATCGTGAACCGCCTGCGCGGCAAGTTCCAGGGCGTGCCGGGCGCGCGGCTTACGCTGGTGCCGCAGCAGGACATCTTTGTAGGGGGGCGCCAGAGCAGCGGCGCATCCTACGATTACTCGCTGATGGGCAGCGAGCTGGCGCTGCTCAAGGAATGGCTGCCGAAAGTACAGAGGGCCATGGCCGGCCTGCCCGAACTGGTCGATGTGGACACCGACGTCGAGGACAAGGGGCGGCGCGTGGAGCTGGTCATCGATCGCGATGCGGCCACGCGGCTGGGGGTCAACATGTCCCTGATCGCCTCCACCTTGAACAACTCTTTCAGCCAGCGTCAGGTCTCGGTCATTTACGGTCCGCTGAATCAGTACCATGTCGTCATGGGCGTGGACGAGCGCTATGCCCAGGATGCCGAATCGTTGAAGCAGGTGCAGGTGGTTACGGCCGATGGCAATCGCGTGCCCTTGTCGGCCTTTACGCGCTTCGAGGTGGGCAGCGCGCCGCTGAGCGTCAATCACGAAGGCCTGTTCGCGGCGGAATCGATTTCATTCAGCCTGGCGCCGGGCGTAACGCTGGAGCAGGCCACGCGTTCCATCGAGGATGCCGTCGCGCGTACCGGCCTGCCCACCCAGCAGATACAGGCGGGGTTCCAGGGCACGGCGCAGGCCTTGCAGGAATCCATGGCGCAGCAGCCCTGGCTGATATTGGCGGCCTTGCTGACCATGTATATCGTCCTTGGCATTTTGTATGAAAGCTATGTGCATCCCATCACCATTCTTTCAACCCTTCCCTCGGCGGGCATCGGCGCCTTGTTGGCCTTGCTGATGCTGGGCGAGGAGTTCTCCCTGATCGCCCTGATCGGCGTATTCCTGCTGATAGGCATCGTCAAGAAGAATGCCATCATGATGGTCGACTTTGCCCTGCTGGCGGAAAGGCGCGACGGCCTGTCGTCGCGCGAAGCGATCTATCAGGCCTGCCTGGTTCGTTTCCGGCCCATCATGATGACCACCATTTCGGCCCTGTTCGGCGCGCTGCCTCTGGTGCTGGCCACGGGCGCAGGCGTGGAGATGCGCCGTCCGCTGGGACTGACCATCGTGGGGGGGCTGATAGTCAGTCAGATACTCACCTTGTATACGACGCCGGTGGTGTATCTGTACCTGGACCGCTTCCGTCTTTGGGCCAAACGCAGGCGCGGCGCGTCCGCGGCGGCACCGGCATGA